The Papaver somniferum cultivar HN1 chromosome 3, ASM357369v1, whole genome shotgun sequence genome includes a region encoding these proteins:
- the LOC113355899 gene encoding protein NRT1/ PTR FAMILY 2.6-like: MAKNINDKPNLHILDDEEPTEASSTHGGRKRGGWITFPFITAAILAIQVGSSGWSANLTVFLIGQFNFMSIKAAQVGNIVAGTSSFLPIFGAILADSFFGNFSVIAVSSLFSLMGLILFMFTVTVPSLRPQQCAANVTGSSAGMCEPASTLQIAVLYTSITLSALGLGGSRFTVATMGADQFEKPKDQECFFNWHFFNFYVGLMIGVVGIVYIQDNIGWDRGVGICLAVNILGLVTFLAGKRYYRQVKTQGNPYKSLARVVVATILKRNLSISSASETFYHGFSDGVSMKSLSSPTSSFRFLNRAALKVDGDTNEDGSVAKEWRLCTVQQVEDFKTVIRIIPLWFSSFFLSTPIGIQSSLAVLQALRMDRHIGTHNFKIPAGSFLVFTLVATAISLTLIDRFLVPTYQKLIRRPLTPLQRIGVGHVLTVISMAASAIVERKRLSIVWSDGLTSSTTSVTMSALWLVIPLVLVGVGEAFHFPGQVALYYQEFPVSLHSTSTAMISLLVAVGFYLSTAMIDLVQRITGWLPNNINQGRLDNMFWLLVVIGVINFGYFIVCSLLYKYQNFNDQNPTKVDDKPRQGQN; encoded by the exons ATGGCAAAAAATATTAATGATAAACCCAATCTACACATCCTTGACGATGAAGAACCCACCGAAGCATCATCCACACATGGCGGTCGTAAGCGAGGAGGTTGGATCACCTTTCCCTTTATAACAG CGGCTATATTAGCTATACAAGTTGGTTCTTCTGGTTGGTCTGCGAATCTGACCGTGTTTCTAATCGGACAATTCAACTTCATGAGTATTAAGGCTGCTCAAGTCGGCAATATTGTTGCCGGAACTAGTAGTTTCTTGCCTATATTTGGAGCCATCCTCGCAGATTCGTTCTTCGGGAACTTCTCCGTTATTGCTGTTTCTTCATTATTCTCCTtgatg GGACTAATATTATTCATGTTCACGGTGACGGTACCTTCCTTGAGGCCTCAACAGTGTGCAGCGAATGTCACCGGTTCTTCAGCAGGGATGTGTGAACCAGCCTCAACTCTACAGATTGCGGTCTTATACACGTCCATAACACTATCCGCATTAGGATTAGGCGGATCGCGTTTCACAGTTGCAACAATGGGTGCTGACCAATTCGAAAAACCAAAAGATCAAGAATGTTTCTTCAATTGGCATTTCTTCAATTTCTATGTTGGCCTAATGATAGGAGTTGTTGGTATTGtttatattcaagataatattggTTGGGACCGGGGCGTTGGTATCTGTCTTGCTGTTAATATCCTTGGATTAGTCACTTTCTTAGCGGGTAAACGCTATTATCGTCAAGTTAAAACACAAGGAAATCCATACAAAAGCTTAGCTCGTGTTGTTGTTGccacaatcctgaagaggaaccTATCAATTTCATCTGCATCAGAAACATTTTACCATGGGTTTAGTGATGGTGTATCAATGAAATCGCTTTCATCTCCAACTTCCAGCTTCAG ATTTCTTAATCGTGCAGCACTGAAAGTAGACGGCGATACAAATGAAGATGGGTCCGTAGCAAAAGAATGGAGACTATGCACCGTACAACAAGTGGAAGATTTCAAAACAGTGATCAGAATTATCCCACTTTGGTTCTCAAGTTTTTTCTTAAGCACACCAATAGGTATTCAAAGCAGTCTAGCAGTGCTTCAAGCTTTAAGAATGGATCGTCACATTGGAACACATAACTTCAAGATCCCAGCTGGTTCTTTCCTTGTTTTCACTCTAGTTGCCACAGCAATATCCCTCACTCTTATCGACCGTTTCCTCGTGCCGACTTATCAGAAGTTAATACGTCGACCTCTAACACCTCTCCAACGTATAGGTGTTGGTCATGTCTTGACTGTCATTAGCATGGCTGCGTCGGCCATTGTGGAACGGAAACGTCTGAGTATTGTTTGGTCCGACGGACTCACATCTTCTACAACTTCTGTAACCATGTCCGCTCTTTGGTTGGTGATACCATTAGTTTTAGTTGGTGTTGGTGAAGCTTTCCATTTTCCAGGCCAAGTGGCTTTGTATTATCAAGAGTTTCCGGTTTCATTACACAGTACTTCAACCGCCATGATATCGTTGCTAGTTGCAGTAGGGTTTTATTTGAGCACGGCCATGATTGATCTGGTTCAACGGATTACCGGATGGTTGCCGAATAATATTAATCAAGGAAGGTTGGATAATATGTTTTGGTTATTAGTAGTGATTGGAGTGATTAACTTTGGGTACTTCATTGTTTGCTCTCTACTGTATAAGTACCAAAATTTCAATGATCAAAACCCAACCAAGGTTGATGATAAACCAAGACAAGGACAGAACTGA